The Pirellulales bacterium genome includes a window with the following:
- a CDS encoding glycosyltransferase family 2 protein: MSVRLSIVMPAYNEEGAIERAVVEVQERIFSHVPDAELIVVDDGSRDRTGAILDRLARDEPRLRVVHQANGGHGPALRHGLDLMHGSFVLLVDSDRQIPLDHFAEFWQEIAGCDAVIGVRRVRHDPRIRLYLTRLVRWTIRVMFGVSLADANVPFKLVRGEAWQAARCIIPPDTLTPSMFLAVFLKRAGYRVSEREVCHRERQTGIISIRRWKLLRFCFRGFRQLLAFRRRLGAWKPGHAC; the protein is encoded by the coding sequence ATGTCCGTGCGGCTCTCGATCGTTATGCCCGCCTACAACGAGGAAGGCGCGATCGAACGAGCCGTCGTCGAGGTTCAGGAGCGGATCTTCTCGCACGTGCCCGACGCCGAGCTGATTGTCGTCGACGATGGCAGCCGTGACCGGACGGGCGCCATTCTCGATCGACTGGCGCGCGACGAACCGCGGCTGCGCGTCGTCCACCAGGCGAACGGCGGTCACGGGCCGGCCCTGCGCCATGGCCTCGACCTGATGCATGGATCGTTCGTGCTGCTGGTCGACAGCGACCGCCAGATCCCCCTCGACCACTTTGCCGAGTTCTGGCAGGAAATCGCCGGCTGCGACGCCGTGATCGGGGTCCGCCGCGTGCGGCACGATCCGCGCATTCGGCTGTATCTGACGCGGCTGGTGCGGTGGACGATTCGCGTGATGTTCGGCGTTTCGCTGGCCGATGCCAACGTCCCGTTCAAGCTAGTGCGCGGTGAGGCCTGGCAGGCGGCCCGGTGCATCATTCCGCCCGATACGCTGACGCCGTCGATGTTCCTGGCCGTGTTTCTCAAACGAGCCGGCTACCGTGTGAGCGAACGCGAGGTGTGTCACCGCGAGCGCCAAACGGGCATCATTTCGATTCGCCGCTGGAAGCTCCTGCGGTTCTGTTTTCGCGGTTTTCGCCAATTGCTCGCGTTTCGCCGGAGGTTGGGCGCATGGAAACCGGGCCACGCCTGCTGA
- a CDS encoding B12-binding domain-containing radical SAM protein, with protein MISTNAEPLRILLIKPFQPTTALVHMPPLGILYLASTVRQQFGEHGVEVRVLDQRLNKGRYNELAPLLDEFRPHLVGISALNLEAEEAGRTAHFVKTHYPHIITALGGPLAHRNTLRLAATGVYDWIFDGEADLAFPCAIERQFRGNGQLDDVIGLTWRDADGNFHTNGCSARPGAKPMVGAVTNLDDLPFPAWDLVDFDAYAVRQNMATQLRGKRYAPIFTSRGCPYLCTYCHDIFGKKLRWRSPENVLAEMRLLREKYGVDELQIIDDIFNLNSGRMKEICTAMAPMKFKITFPNGLRADILDEDDVEHLVKAGMYYACVAIETVSPRLQDFIRKRLHLDRLEKSVQWMAERGCMIKGFFMLGFPTETLEEIEATISWAVNSHLTHAGFYQVVPQPGTPLYEQALSESKEALERMIMLDMYSPTCWYAEAYGVDLMKIRRQAVRRFFLTRPKRLYRIFRGTRWYNLWQGFSILFQTALRPSPNVRDADPLPEALQPLGSLYSTEVPVATPYRPSDVVRGQVGLPVVESAVSV; from the coding sequence GTGATCAGTACGAACGCTGAACCGCTTCGCATCCTGCTCATCAAGCCGTTTCAGCCGACCACGGCCCTGGTTCACATGCCTCCTTTGGGCATCTTGTACCTGGCCTCGACCGTGCGGCAGCAGTTCGGCGAGCACGGCGTCGAGGTTCGAGTGCTCGACCAGCGGTTGAACAAGGGCCGCTACAACGAGTTGGCTCCCCTGCTCGACGAGTTTCGGCCGCACCTCGTGGGCATCTCGGCCTTGAATCTCGAGGCGGAAGAGGCCGGCCGCACGGCCCATTTCGTCAAGACGCATTACCCGCACATCATCACGGCGCTCGGCGGACCTTTGGCCCACCGCAACACGCTCCGGCTGGCGGCGACGGGTGTTTACGACTGGATCTTCGACGGCGAAGCCGACCTGGCATTTCCCTGTGCCATCGAGCGGCAGTTCCGCGGTAACGGGCAACTCGACGACGTCATCGGGCTCACCTGGCGCGACGCCGACGGCAATTTCCACACCAACGGATGCTCGGCCCGGCCCGGTGCCAAGCCGATGGTCGGGGCCGTGACCAATCTCGACGACCTCCCTTTCCCGGCTTGGGATCTGGTCGATTTCGACGCCTATGCCGTGCGCCAGAACATGGCCACGCAACTGCGCGGCAAGCGCTATGCGCCGATCTTCACCTCGCGGGGATGCCCGTACCTGTGCACCTACTGTCACGACATCTTCGGCAAGAAGCTCCGTTGGCGTTCGCCTGAGAACGTGTTGGCCGAGATGCGGCTGCTGCGCGAAAAGTACGGCGTCGACGAGTTACAGATCATCGACGACATCTTCAATCTCAACTCGGGCCGGATGAAGGAGATCTGCACGGCGATGGCGCCGATGAAGTTCAAAATCACCTTTCCGAACGGCCTGCGGGCCGACATTCTCGACGAGGACGACGTCGAACACCTGGTCAAGGCCGGGATGTATTACGCCTGCGTCGCGATCGAGACGGTGTCGCCGCGGCTGCAAGATTTCATTCGCAAGCGATTGCATCTCGACCGGCTGGAGAAGTCGGTTCAGTGGATGGCCGAACGCGGCTGCATGATCAAGGGCTTCTTCATGCTCGGTTTTCCGACCGAGACGCTCGAGGAAATCGAGGCCACGATCAGTTGGGCCGTGAATTCGCACCTGACCCATGCCGGGTTCTACCAGGTGGTGCCGCAGCCCGGTACGCCGCTGTACGAGCAGGCCCTGTCCGAAAGCAAGGAAGCGCTCGAGCGGATGATCATGCTCGACATGTACAGCCCGACGTGCTGGTATGCCGAGGCGTACGGCGTCGACTTGATGAAGATTCGCCGACAGGCCGTGCGGCGGTTCTTCCTCACGCGGCCCAAGCGTTTGTATCGCATCTTCCGCGGCACGCGTTGGTACAACCTCTGGCAAGGCTTTTCGATCTTGTTCCAGACGGCCCTGCGTCCTTCGCCCAACGTGCGCGACGCCGATCCCCTGCCCGAGGCGCTTCAGCCATTGGGCAGCCTGTACTCGACCGAGGTGCCAGTGGCCACTCCCTATCGTCCGAGCGACGTCGTGCGCGGGCAGGTCGGGCTGCCGGTTGTCGAATCGGCCGTGAGCGTATAA